A segment of the Halovivax limisalsi genome:
GTTCTCGGGTTCCGAGACGGTGTAGGCCAGGGCGACGCCGACCATCGTCGCGAACAGAATCGAGGCGACGATCACGGCGATGAGCATCGTTGCACCTTCCTCGCCGAGGAACTGGCCGTCCCCGTAGGTGGAGCCGACGAACAGCAGTCCGCCGAGGATGACGAGGACGCACACGACGGCCGCCGCCATTTCGATGAGGCTCTCGCGGTCGAACATACGATCGAATTCGTCGGTCCGGACAAAAGCGTGTCGAAGGTCGGGGACGGTTGTTGCGGGGGCCGAATCGGCGAGCGGTCGGGCGCTCGATCGGCCGCTTGCGCACGCAGGCGACCGTTTATCGCCGTCGGGTTCCTCAGTTCACTCGTACCGAGACGTACGGCCAGCCCACCACCTCACCGCCACGAGACGCCACCGAAACCCACCAGCGTCTTCGAAATCATGTCACAGACAGCCTCTCCGAAAACGTCGCTGCCCGTTCCCGACACGGCTCGCCTCGACGAGCGGTCGCGTCGGGCGCGGACCGAATCGATGTCCGTCCTCGCGCTGGGCGACGGCCTCTACGAGGTCGAAGCCGAGAGCGACGAAACCTACCTCGTCGACGCGACGAGCGGGCGATGCAGCTGCCCCGACCACCTCTTCCGGGGCGCTCGCTGCAAGCACGTCCGCCGCGTCGCGATCGAGATCACCGAGGGACGCGCGCCGCCACCCGGCAAACTGGCCGCGACGTGTACCGACTGCGGCGAGACCGTCTTCGTCGACGACCCGATCGAGGCGCCGGTCTACTGCGAGGCCCACGCCCTCTCGCCCGGCGACCGGGCGCGGGATCGCGAGTCTGGGGCGACCGTGACCGTCGTCGACGTCTCCGATCGGCGGGCCGACGCGACCAGAATCAGCTCGACGGGCGAGACCGTCGCCGCCTACGAGACCAACGAGCGCTACGACCCCGACGAACCGGTCGTCGCGGCGGTGTTCCCCCACGCGACGGTTCGGCGAAACGGCCCGGTTCCTCCGGAGTTGCAGGTGTACCTCTTCCCGCGAACGCGACTGAAAGCCGTCGCCGACTGACGGTATCGGGCCGCGCCGGCCCGGCCAGAGACAGCGGGCATCGCCGGGGTTCACCGCCGGCGCGCGCAGCGAGTCGCGTCACTCGTCGACGCGAGCGACGGCGCGCGCCGGAGCCGCCTCGAGCGACGGGAGCGACAGCGGCAGACACGAGAACTCGACGACGTCGGCCGTCACGATATCGTCGACGTTGCACAGGTACTCGACGATCGGCACCCCGGCGCCCAGGAGGGCGTGGTGCACCGGTCGCTCGTCGACGGAGATGGACTCGGTGAGAAAGTCGTTCCCGACGGCCGAGACGGACTGTTCGAGGAGCCACTCGGCGCCGCTCTCGTCGAGGACCGCCGCCGTTTCGAAGAAGTCGGCCGCCTCGAAGGAGTCGTCGACGTCGCCCGTGAGCAAGAGCGCGATGGGTTCGTCGATCGAGCCCGCCTCGGCAGCGAGGACGTCGGCGGTGATCGTCTCGCCGGCGTGGGACCGAAGGTCGACGACGCGGGCGGCGCCCGTCAGCGTTTCGAGCGGGAGGTCGTCGACGGTCGCGCCGCCCGGAACGAAGTGGGCGGGTGCGTCGACGTGGGTCCCCAGGTGAGTGGTGAGCGAGAGCGCGTGTGATACCGCTCCGTCTTCCTCGTGGGAGCGAATCTTGGTCGCCTCGAAGGACGGGTAGCCGGGAAAGACCGGCAGGTCCTCCGTCAGCGGCATCGAGAGATCGACGAGCATCGACCGGAGGGAAACGCGTCCGAACCATCAGTGTATCGGCTCCCGGGTCGAGGACGGCGATCTGCGCGACAGCCGCTGAATCCGTCCGACGTGAAACACGCGGAAGGGGAGTCCCTGAGAACCGCTCTCGACCGATGGCGCGGAACAGTTCGCCCTCGACTGGATCGGGCGCTCTGTACCGGTTTAGTATTGTTATAATAATACAATATAGATCCGATATGGAACATTCAATTCACGTTATCCGGAGAGTACCATCATATCCAACGGTAAAACGATGATAATACGAAATAGATTCATTATCCTCCGATAAGGGAAAAATAATCAAATAATGTCGTTCTATAACGCGTATTGGCGCAGGACGGTACACGAACACTAAAACGTCATTATTTCGAGTGTGAGGGCCAGAGGGCGGATTGTTAGAATGACGTGGCGCCGGCTGGGAGATCGTGTCAAGCAAATATTCGCAATGATCTTGTGGTTTTAGTACAATACTATCTGCGAAACTGGACGCCCGGTCGACGATTCGCGCCCGGTAGCTGCACCGGTCATCCACCAGTCGAGGTCGCGCGGGTCCCTTAGCCGGACTGCGACCGGTCACCGCCGAATACGTCGCGCCGCCACCAGCACCCCTCGTTCGATAGTAACGAACGATATTCGTGGCGGGTATCGTGACGGTCGTCGAAAGAAAACCCGCGCATACGGGTTCGATCGCCATCGCGAGTGAGCGAGCCGGGTAGGGCGGGCGATCGGGTCCACCTTTCTTACAAACGTATGTCTGTAACGGGTTTTCGCTGAGGAAAACGGGCGTTCGTCCGAACCGACCAGCGGATGGCACGAGCCGTCGGGAGGGTACGAGCGGAGATTGCGGTGACCGAACCGACGGATCGGGCTCGCAGCGGCAGTTTTCGGGAGACGGACGAACGTACCGACGCCAGCCCGGCAGTCGTTCCACCGGATTTCCCGTCGAGTGGGCAGCTGTTCGATAACATCGAACACCGGGAACTCGCTCGGTCGGTCGACCGCCACGGCCGGGTTGACGGGGTCCACGGAGCGAAACAGTACTCGTCCGCGGCGCGTAGACGGATCGTACCACGTCGTGTCCGGATCACGTCGTCGAAACTCGCGTCGAGATCTGATCCGGGTCGGCTGCGGTCGACGGCATCGTCACGATTCCGACGGTGCGCTCCACACGGTTAGCGGTCGACCGGAATCGCGTTGACGGGGGTGCGTGACGGCTCCGAACGGTGTAGTTCGTACGCGCGCGAGTGAGGCATTTCGAATGTGGCACCCCATCTCTTCGATCCGACCTACCCTCCCCGGCGAAAGGGTCCATCTCGATTCGTCCCGGTTCGTTCGATAACGTCGAACGGAAGGTCGATCATTCCCGAGACCCCGTGGCGGATACAACGGCCAGAGTTATCATAGACGGCCGCAATACCCCTGTATGAGCGAAAACGGTTCGAAACGGCGCACGATCCAGACGACCGGAACGGTGTTCGAGGTCATCGAATCGCTTCGCGACCTTGAGGGAGCGACGGTGACCGAACTCGCCGACCAGCTCGACGTCGCGAAGAGTACCGCACACGCCCACGTCTCGGCGCTCGAGGAACAGGAGTTCGTGGTCAAGGAGGGAACCGAGTACCGATTGAGTCTCCAGTTTCTCGAACTCGGGGTCCACGTGCGGGATCAGATGGAACTCTCCCACGCCGCCGCCTCGCAGCTGACGAAACTCGCCACCGAGACCGGCGAGGCGGTGTGGCTCATCGTCGAGGAACACGGCTGGGCGGTCTATCTCGACAAGGCGATGGGCGAAAACGCCCTCCAGGTCCAGAGTACGATCGGCGAGCGCTCGCACCTGCACTACCTCGCGGCCGGCAAGGCGTTGCTCGCCTACCTGCCGCGCGAGCGCGTCGAGGAGATCGTCGAACGGCGCGGCCTCCCCCGCCGCACGTCGAACACGATCACCGACGTCGACGACCTGTTCGCGGAGCTCGACGCGATCAGAGAGCGGGGCTACGCGTTCAACGAGAACGAGGAGATCGAGGGCGTTCGCGGCATCGGGGCGCCGATCCGTGCGAACGACCGGGCCGTCGGCGCCATCGGCATCGGAGCGCCGGAGAACCGCCTCAGAGGAGAGCGGTTCCGCGAGGAGGTCCCCAACTACCTCCTCGGGGCGACCAACGAGATCGAGTTGCGCCTCACGTACGCGAATTCGCGGTCGTAGCGTATCGGTTCGCTCGTATCGTCGCGTCTCGATTCGCTCGTGTGAATCGTCGCGCCCGGCGCGTCTCGTCACGCCGGTTCGACTCCCCCGTCGACGCGACGACTTCAGAGAAGCGTGGTCACGACCGTCAGGACCAGGACGCTGATCAGGATCAGGTGCGTGAGGACGACCAGAATCGGTCGGATGCCGGTATCGCGCATGTCGGCGAGCTGGATGTCGGTTCCGAGCCCCGCGAACGCGAGGAGGAACAGGCCGTCCGTCAGCGCGTTCGTCGCCTCGATCTGTGAGGGGCCGAGCAGCCCCGCGTTGGCCACCGCGGCGACGAGGACGAAGCCGACGAGGAACTTCGGGAACTGCTCCCAGAGGCCGCGCAGCGAGGCCCCACCACCGGCCCGTTTCCGGGCGTACACGAACGAGTACGCGATCGCGGCGATCCCGATGAAGGCGTTCCGAACCAGTTTGGTGACCGTCGCCCACTGCCCGGCGTCGGCCGAGTGGGCGAAGCCGGCCGCGGTCACCGGGCCCGTACTGAACATCGTGCTCCCCGCCCAGAGCCCGAACTCCTTGGGCGTGAGCGCGAGAACTTGACCGACGAACGGGTACGTCAGCAAGGTGAGGCCGTCGAAGACGAGGATCGTCGCGACGGCGTAGGCCAGCTGGCGCTCGTGGGCGTCGATGCTGCCGGCGACCGCGACGGCCGCCGAGACCCCGCAGATGCTCGAGCCGGCCGCGAGCAGCGTTCCGGTCTTGCGGTCGATGCCGAAGACGGTCCGCGAGAGGAGTTCGACCAGCACCAGTCCGAGGACGATGACGCCGACGGCGAGGACGACGACGAAGACCCCGGTCGACGCGACGTCCGACAGCGAGAGGCGAACGCCGAGGAGGACGATCCCGACCTCCAGGAACAGCTTGTGCAAACCGACGCCGCGCCGGATGACGGCCGGAACGCC
Coding sequences within it:
- a CDS encoding DUF7472 family protein, whose protein sequence is MFDRESLIEMAAAVVCVLVILGGLLFVGSTYGDGQFLGEEGATMLIAVIVASILFATMVGVALAYTVSEPENGASA
- a CDS encoding SWIM zinc finger family protein, whose product is MSQTASPKTSLPVPDTARLDERSRRARTESMSVLALGDGLYEVEAESDETYLVDATSGRCSCPDHLFRGARCKHVRRVAIEITEGRAPPPGKLAATCTDCGETVFVDDPIEAPVYCEAHALSPGDRARDRESGATVTVVDVSDRRADATRISSTGETVAAYETNERYDPDEPVVAAVFPHATVRRNGPVPPELQVYLFPRTRLKAVAD
- a CDS encoding cyclase family protein, producing MLVDLSMPLTEDLPVFPGYPSFEATKIRSHEEDGAVSHALSLTTHLGTHVDAPAHFVPGGATVDDLPLETLTGAARVVDLRSHAGETITADVLAAEAGSIDEPIALLLTGDVDDSFEAADFFETAAVLDESGAEWLLEQSVSAVGNDFLTESISVDERPVHHALLGAGVPIVEYLCNVDDIVTADVVEFSCLPLSLPSLEAAPARAVARVDE
- a CDS encoding IclR family transcriptional regulator, which encodes MSENGSKRRTIQTTGTVFEVIESLRDLEGATVTELADQLDVAKSTAHAHVSALEEQEFVVKEGTEYRLSLQFLELGVHVRDQMELSHAAASQLTKLATETGEAVWLIVEEHGWAVYLDKAMGENALQVQSTIGERSHLHYLAAGKALLAYLPRERVEEIVERRGLPRRTSNTITDVDDLFAELDAIRERGYAFNENEEIEGVRGIGAPIRANDRAVGAIGIGAPENRLRGERFREEVPNYLLGATNEIELRLTYANSRS
- a CDS encoding YeiH family protein, with translation MDDRSRRSIGFALGFLTLVAIAAVAHALAVSVGGSALLLSVAIGFVIANTVGVPAVIRRGVGLHKLFLEVGIVLLGVRLSLSDVASTGVFVVVLAVGVIVLGLVLVELLSRTVFGIDRKTGTLLAAGSSICGVSAAVAVAGSIDAHERQLAYAVATILVFDGLTLLTYPFVGQVLALTPKEFGLWAGSTMFSTGPVTAAGFAHSADAGQWATVTKLVRNAFIGIAAIAYSFVYARKRAGGGASLRGLWEQFPKFLVGFVLVAAVANAGLLGPSQIEATNALTDGLFLLAFAGLGTDIQLADMRDTGIRPILVVLTHLILISVLVLTVVTTLL